A single region of the Acidobacteriota bacterium genome encodes:
- a CDS encoding methylmalonyl-CoA carboxyltransferase: MDRRATLADYERRAEEGGGAGRRQRQHDAGKLTARERIDLFFDPGTFVEIDKLVTHRCRDFGMDQQLIPGDGVVAGHGLVDGRPVYAFAQDFTVFGGSLSETNAAKIVKIMDLAMRNGAPMVGLNDSGGARIQEGVASLGGYADIFLRNTLASGVIPQLSAIMGPCAGGAVYSPAITDFTVMVDRTSYMFVTGPEVIRTVTHEEVTKDELGGAMTHNARSGAAHFAVPTDRDCLALLRQLLGYLPGNNLDDPPRAATDDPADRESPALDTLVPESPNQPYDILELIRAVADDGGFLEVHEHFARNIVVGFARFGGRPVGVVANQPAHLAGALDIDASIKGARFVRFCDAFNLPLVTFEDVPGFLPGTVQEYGGIIKHGAKLLYAFAEATVPKVTVVTRKAYGGAYCVMASKHIRTDANFAWPTAEIAVMGPEGAVNILYKRELDAAEDPDALRAERVAEFREKLANPFVAAGRGFIDEVIAPRVTRGKIISALESLDGKRDRNPPKKHGNIPL, encoded by the coding sequence ATGGACCGACGCGCCACCCTCGCCGACTACGAACGCCGCGCCGAGGAGGGTGGCGGCGCGGGCCGTCGCCAGCGGCAGCACGACGCGGGCAAGCTGACCGCGCGCGAGCGCATCGATCTCTTCTTCGACCCCGGCACCTTCGTCGAGATTGACAAGCTGGTGACCCACCGCTGCCGCGATTTCGGGATGGACCAACAGTTGATCCCGGGTGACGGCGTGGTGGCGGGCCATGGCCTGGTGGACGGCCGGCCGGTCTACGCGTTCGCGCAGGACTTCACGGTCTTCGGCGGCTCGCTGTCCGAAACGAACGCCGCCAAGATCGTCAAGATCATGGACCTGGCGATGCGCAACGGCGCGCCCATGGTCGGGTTGAACGACTCGGGCGGCGCCCGGATCCAGGAAGGCGTCGCCTCGCTCGGCGGCTACGCCGACATCTTTCTCCGCAACACGCTCGCGTCGGGCGTCATCCCGCAGCTTTCGGCAATCATGGGCCCGTGCGCCGGCGGCGCCGTCTACTCGCCCGCGATCACCGATTTCACGGTGATGGTGGATCGCACCAGCTACATGTTCGTCACCGGCCCGGAAGTCATCCGGACCGTCACCCACGAGGAGGTGACCAAGGACGAGCTGGGTGGCGCGATGACCCACAATGCGCGGAGCGGCGCGGCGCACTTCGCGGTGCCGACGGATCGGGACTGCCTGGCGCTCCTGCGGCAGCTCCTCGGCTACCTGCCGGGCAACAACCTGGACGATCCGCCGCGCGCCGCGACCGACGACCCGGCCGACCGGGAATCGCCGGCCCTCGATACGCTGGTGCCGGAGTCGCCCAACCAGCCCTACGACATCCTGGAGCTGATCCGTGCGGTGGCCGACGACGGCGGGTTCCTCGAGGTCCACGAGCACTTCGCCCGCAACATCGTCGTCGGCTTCGCGCGCTTCGGCGGGCGGCCGGTGGGCGTGGTGGCCAACCAGCCGGCGCACCTCGCGGGCGCCCTCGATATCGACGCCTCGATCAAGGGGGCGCGCTTCGTCCGTTTCTGCGACGCGTTCAACCTGCCCCTGGTCACGTTCGAGGATGTTCCCGGCTTTCTCCCCGGCACCGTGCAGGAGTACGGCGGGATCATCAAGCACGGCGCGAAGCTGCTCTATGCCTTCGCCGAGGCGACCGTGCCCAAGGTGACCGTCGTCACGCGCAAGGCGTACGGCGGCGCCTACTGCGTCATGGCCAGCAAGCACATCCGGACCGACGCCAACTTCGCCTGGCCGACGGCGGAGATCGCGGTGATGGGCCCGGAAGGGGCGGTCAACATCCTCTACAAGCGGGAGCTGGATGCCGCCGAGGATCCGGACGCGCTTCGCGCCGAGCGGGTGGCGGAGTTCCGCGAGAAACTCGCCAATCCCTTCG
- the fsa gene encoding fructose-6-phosphate aldolase — translation MKIFVDSANTGTVDGLVPLGIIDGVTTNPSLLAKEPGDPHDTLRHICRSVGGPVSAEVVATDAAGMIREGRELAALDEHIVVKVPFGREGVRACDALTGEGIRVNVTLCFSAAQALLAAKVGAAFVSPFVGRLDDISTDGMGLIEQIVEIFENYEFGTELLVASIRGPIHVVEAARMGADICTCPPKVIDSLFNHPLTDIGLAKFLADWEKAQALKA, via the coding sequence ATGAAGATCTTCGTCGATAGCGCGAATACCGGGACCGTCGACGGACTCGTGCCGCTCGGCATCATCGACGGCGTCACCACCAATCCGTCGCTGCTGGCGAAGGAGCCGGGCGATCCGCACGACACGCTCCGTCACATCTGCCGGTCCGTCGGCGGGCCGGTCAGCGCCGAAGTGGTGGCGACCGACGCCGCCGGGATGATCCGCGAGGGCCGCGAACTGGCCGCGCTGGACGAGCACATCGTCGTCAAGGTGCCGTTCGGCCGCGAGGGCGTTCGCGCCTGCGACGCGCTCACCGGAGAGGGCATCCGCGTGAACGTCACGCTCTGCTTCTCGGCCGCGCAGGCGCTGCTGGCCGCCAAGGTGGGCGCGGCGTTCGTCAGCCCGTTCGTGGGCCGGCTCGACGACATTTCCACCGACGGCATGGGGCTGATCGAGCAGATCGTCGAGATCTTCGAGAACTACGAGTTCGGCACCGAGCTGCTGGTGGCGAGCATCCGCGGTCCGATCCATGTCGTCGAGGCGGCGCGGATGGGGGCCGACATCTGCACCTGCCCGCCCAAGGTAATCGACAGCCTCTTCAATCATCCGCTGACCGATATCGGGCTGGCGAAGTTCCTGGCGGACTGGGAGAAGGCGCAGGCGCTCAAGGCGTGA